ACGACGGACATGGAAAAAGCGGTGTTTCATTTATTCCCAGCCCTGTGCAAGGGGTGCGGGCTCTGCCGGGAAAAATGCCCGACTGGTACGATTGTATGGTCTGATACCTTAGGAGTGTATGGTACGCCAGCAGTTGAGCCCAAGGATATCGAGAGCTGCAT
The sequence above is drawn from the Syntrophothermus lipocalidus DSM 12680 genome and encodes:
- a CDS encoding 4Fe-4S dicluster domain-containing protein; this encodes MPKGISLEPITTDMEKAVFHLFPALCKGCGLCREKCPTGTIVWSDTLGVYGTPAVEPKDIESCIACMICEQVCPDCAIRIDRKKKEKKGTN